CACATTCTGCGTGGGATTCCAGCGCTCGCAGGGTAGCTCCCCGCTCTGCGGATCATCCACCGGCGGATGTAGTATGGATATGCACAGATCACCGTTCTCGTACACATTTGGGTGCCAGACCTTGGTCAGGAAGCGTATGGATGGCGGTGAGTATGGATAGTCGTGCGGGAACTTCATGTGCGCCTTGAAGTAGCCGCCTTGGTAAAGGGTGTCCGGTGGCCCGAAGATGGCCACCTCCCATTCGAACAAATTGTCGTCGTTGATCAGTTTGACGCGGAATCCCTCCACCGGCTCTTCCTGCAGTGACTTGTACTCCATGGCCAGGGCGCGAACTGCCGAGCTGCTGGGCGTGGTGGTTGGGGCGGCACCGGTGGCGGACGACGAGGTCGCCAGGGATCCTGAGCTCGCCATCATTGTGGAGGACGATGTTGCATGCTGCGATgtggaggcggcggtggtCATTTGTTCAGCCACTTGCAGTTGTTGCCGTGCTCTGTTTGTGAAAGAGTTATCCGAATGCCGAGACATGtcaatattttgatttaaatatgtatgtttacgGAGTGTTCAAAATGGCTACTATCTAAGGCTACCACTTTCTTGCCCGCGAGTGTCTATTTGCAGGGTCAATATCTTGCTGCCTGCTGATGAATTCAAGGTGAGCACGTCACAAAAGCGATGACTGTGCGGCTGCTTGAAAATACTGGGCTGGGAAAACTGCGAAATTTCGTTTAGAACCTGGTCTAATTGTACAGGAGAATTGCGGAAATATTCTTCTATATATGTCGTTTTTGAAAATGGGGGAAACTATTTTTGCTCTTGACGTTACtcttgattttgttgttgttactttCACAGCAGACAACACAGAATTAATTACCGATTGCCAACCAAAACTTGAGtggaaaattgatttctatAAAGCAAAGCCGACAGCCCGATTATACGTACTTGTGTGGGCAatttttttgacttttttaacgtgtttttaatgctttttattatttttgtttgacttgCAACAATTTCactttacaaaacaaaaaccaggGTGGCATTATTTTAACCAGGGATGGCCACGCTGAGTCTGCCGTTAAGAAGGTGACGTTTGCGCATGTTCTCAGCGCGCAGCAATACGAACGGGAGTGACGTCACAAGTATTGCAATTCTTGCGAGTTTcgaaattatacaaaaaatatttgactaTGCTATGATAGACAGAACTATCagtgtatatttaaatacaaataaaggtggtgatgtatatatatacaatgaatttttatattgtattataaAAACAGGTTATCTTTTCAATAACAAGTAAGTAAGACATATATCAAAGATTGTAACATGTAGCTAAATAGCGatattattacaattttaaaataaatcttgaaaattgtttttcagaAAGCAACTTTTAATCTGTAAGGTAACCTCCTTCTAAAGCATTTcgcattcaaaatattataataacaattaaaacattaatagTTAAGTGCATGTAATAAATTActattacatatgtattaaCTTCATTAAGGGAAAATCAGggaacaaaatatattttttttgctggtgTAACATAAttccgtttgtttttaattccATATTTTTGTGATAAGCGATTTAGTAGGATTTTGAAACTTAACGAATGCTGGAACACCCCCACTATCATTATACTTTTGTAGTATTATTTTTCGGAATTTTCTGCCGGTATTTTAGCACGACGCGCGGAACCTAAAGGATTTTCGCTGCTACCGCTCGATGGTCACACTCCGTTTTCAATATACAGCGAAAAAAGTCGTGCGTGCGGGCGAAcgcaacaaaataattaaacactCCTCGAAATAACACAACTAAACTAGTGCTAAACTAACCGAAAGTGACGCCTAACGCCGCGATTTCAACAAACCCAAACGAAATGCGATAGTCGGGCGTTTAATTCAGTAAGCGAGGGGCAAGCAAGCGAAGGCAAAGCAAAGCTCCGAGgcgttggccaaaaagaagaaaagcgcAAAAGAAACGGAGAAACGCAGAAACGCAGTGGAAAAGAGAGACGCGaaagaagagaagaaaaaatgCATACAGCAGGAGTGGTGGCGATTTTTTAATCAAAGCTGGCTTTTCAAAGCTGCTCTTTTTCGGCTGGAACTGAGAACTGGGTCTGCGTCGCGAAAATAGGAGTCGAAAATAGTAAAAATCTAAAAGACTATTTCCGTGTATTGGGCAGGCGAACAATTTAGCATTCCAGCCAAGTGAACATGTTTGTGGCCAgcataaaaccataaaatcTGCCGAGCACATTTTCCTCTGCTCGCTGAAAAACTCGCCACCACATACatacgcgcacacacacgcacgcaagCATACACAGGCAGGAAAAACGCGTGAAAAACCATGTCCAGCTGGGCAGAACGCGTCCATAGGCGCGCCGCGGATTTGGGCAACGTGGTGACCTCCTGCGGCCACCccgccaccgcccccgccTACCCGTACCGCCTCGAAAAGGTCAAATTCGGTGTGCCGCTGGAGGAGGTGTgcaagcacaacaacaacattccCGGGCCCCTGCTCGTCCTGATCCTCAAGCTGAACAAGGAGTCGCCGAACCGCCGCGATGTATTCCGCGCCCCCGGTCACCAGGGCGCCATGAAGAAGCTCATACACTTCCTGCAGGCTGGTCGGCTCGTCAACGTGGACAACTATTCGGTGTTCACCATCGCCAGTGTGCTCAAGAAGTTCCTGCGCAAGATTCCCAATGGAATATTCGGGCGCAGCGGCGAGATGGAGCTGTTCGCCATCAACGATCTGCAAAACGAAGCCGAGCAAACGGAGCGACTGCACAGGTGAGTGGCAAGAAGGTGGGGCCTGCCGCTGGGGCCACCCAAAACAATGGGGGTCGCGAGGATAGCATCAACTCCTAGAAATGAATATTCTGTTGGTGCCAACCATACAGCCGTGGACGTATAAATAGCACACATCAGAACAGTAACTTTAGATCGATTATTTCAGAAGTATTTGGCTTTCGATTTCAAAAATTTTGATGTGAATTGATTATTGCTCTCTTCTAGATGACGTACAACCCAAAAATttaccattatcatttttttcttctgctttatgcttaattttcatTCGCGAGCGATTATTTAGCGTGGTCACAGAAATATCACACTTTAAAGAACTTACAGCAAATTCCGTGTAAAAAGTGGTTTTTCTAAGTTTTTTTTcgtgatttaaaaaatttcgtcaacaaattaatgtaatttaatacaaaagttaaaaaaatggGTCGAGGAAAGCATTGTTCAGTTGAAGAAAGGAGGATGATATTCAACCTAACTGAATCTGGCAATACACCTGCTGAAATTgccgaaataatgaaatgttcGAGGAAAATGGTATATAATGCACTAAAGGTAGTGAAGGAAAACACAGCATATTTGACCAatcaaaaaaaacgcaaaccaaagcCACGAAAAACTGATCCGCGTACAGATATGCTCATAGTACGGAAGAGCAAGGCGGATCCTTTCAAGTCCTCCCGCGAAATTATggaggaaataaataaagaatgtGGCACAAATGTATCGAGGAAATTAGTGGCAAGAAGACTAAATGAAGCTTCCCTCTTTGGACGCa
This genomic interval from Drosophila teissieri strain GT53w chromosome 3L, Prin_Dtei_1.1, whole genome shotgun sequence contains the following:
- the LOC122616238 gene encoding ubiquitin-conjugating enzyme E2 R2 isoform X2; this translates as MSRHSDNSFTNRARQQLQVAEQMTTAASTSQHATSSSTMMASSGSLATSSSATGAAPTTTPSSSAVRALAMEYKSLQEEPVEGFRVKLINDDNLFEWEVAIFGPPDTLYQGGYFKAHMKFPHDYPYSPPSIRFLTKVWHPNVYENGDLCISILHPPVDDPQSGELPCERWNPTQNVRTILLSVISLLNEPNTFSPANVDASVMYRRWRDSQDNEYPNIIRKQALAANAEAKREGIVVPMTLEDYCLKPTRKPTTESGLDANFYDDDFDLETEDDLPSDDDFDEDDDDDEDEDEDEDSATAPISKNNGGNSKCKNNGLGREAAAAGADDAESADDSGKGETT
- the LOC122616238 gene encoding ubiquitin-conjugating enzyme E2 R2 isoform X1, whose translation is MSRHSDNSFTNRARQQLQVAEQMTTAASTSQHATSSSTMMASSGSLATSSSATGAAPTTTPSSSAVRALAMEYKSLQEEPVEGFRVKLINDDNLFEWEVAIFGPPDTLYQGGYFKAHMKFPHDYPYSPPSIRFLTKVWHPNVYENGDLCISILHPPVDDPQSGELPCERWNPTQNVRTILLSVISLLNEPNTFSPANVDASVMYRRWRDSQGKDNEYPNIIRKQALAANAEAKREGIVVPMTLEDYCLKPTRKPTTESGLDANFYDDDFDLETEDDLPSDDDFDEDDDDDEDEDEDEDSATAPISKNNGGNSKCKNNGLGREAAAAGADDAESADDSGKGETT